The genomic region CGGTGCCGGCCGTAGATGTTCGGTGGCCATGAGGTCCAACCACAGGTGTTTCGCCAGATGATCGGCGTCAACGAGATCCGCTCTGCGTTCCTCGACTATTTTTCCAAGCACGACCACGAGATCGTCGCTTCCGGCCCGCTCGTGCCCCGCAACGACCCGACCTTGATGTTCACCAATGCGGGCATGGTCCCGTTCAAGGACTTCTTCACGGGGCGGGCGAAGGCTCCTTATCCGCGCGCAGTCACCTCGCAGAAATGCGTGCGGGCGGGCGGCAAGCATAACGATCTCGACAATGTCGGTTACACGGCGCGTCACCACACCTTTTTCGAGATGCTCGGGAATTTTTCCTTCGGGGATTATTTCAAGGAGCGCGCGATCGAGCTTGCCTGGAACCTCGTCACCAAGGAATTCGAGCTCGACCCGAAGCGGCTTCTCGTCACCGTCTATGCCGACGACGAAGAAGCGTTTTCGCTGTGGCGCAAGATTGCCGGCCTGCCGGAAGAGAAGGTCATCCGCATCGCGACCTCGGATAATTTCTGGCAGATGGGCGAGACTGGACCCTGCGGTCCATGTTCGGAGATTTTCTACGATCACGGTGCGGAGATCCCCGGAGGGCCTCCGGGCTCGCCCGACGAGGACGGCGACCGTTTCATCGAGATCTGGAACCTCGTCTTCATGCAGTTCGAGCAGGTGGCAGGCGGCGAGCGCCACAACCTGCCGCGGCCTTCGATCGATACGGGCATGGGGCTTGAGCGGATCGCGGCTGTCCTGCAGGGCGTGCACGACAATTACGACATCGACCTCTTCCGGCATCTGATCGAGGCCGTGGAAGGGGCGACGCGCGCCAAGGCGACCGAGGCGAACCGTGCGAGCCATCGCGTGATTGCCGATCATCTGCGCGCGACGAGCTTTCTGATTGCAGACGGCGTGCTGCCGTCGAACGACGGGCGGGGCTACGTGCTGCGTCGCATCATGCGGCGGGCAATGCGTCATGCGCATCTCCTCGGCGCCGAGGAGCCGGTGATTTATTCGCTGGTCCCGACCCTCATGCGCGAGATGGGCGGCGCTTATCCCGAGCTCATGCGCGCTGAGGCTCTCATCACCGAGACGATCCGTCTGGAGGAGAGCCGTTTTCAGCGCACGCTGTCGCGCGGGCTGAGCCTTCTCGACGAGGCGGCGGGTTCGCTTCACAAAGGCGACATGCTCGATGGCGAGACCGCCTTCAAGCTCTATGACACCTATGGGTTTCCGCTCGATCTGACGCAGGACGCGCTCAAGAACCGCGGCATCAGCGTCGATCTCGCCGGCTTCACCGATGCGATGGAGCGTCAGCGGGCGGAGGCTCGCGCAAGCTGGGCGGGCTCCGGCGAGGCGGCGACGGAAGAAGTCTGGATGGCGCTCAAGGAGGAGCATGGCGCCACGGAATTCCTCGGCTACGGCACGGAAACGGCCGAGGCCGTCACGCTTGGTTTCGTCAAGGATGGCGAGCGCGCGTCGGAACTGAATGCCGGCGATGCGGGCGCGGTCGTTGTCAACCAGACGCCCTTTTATGGCGAATCGGGTGGTCAGGTCGGCGACACCGGCGTCATTCGCAGCGAGGCGGGCGGCGTCTTCCGCGTGGAGGATACGCAGAAGAAGGCGGACGGGCTTTTCGTCCATTTCGGGCGGATGGAGGAGGGCAAGCTCTCCCTCGGCGACAATGTCCGTATGATCATCGAAGGCAAGCGCCGCACGACGATCCGGGCCAACCACTCGGCGACGCATCTTCTGCACAAGGCGTTGCGCGACACGCTTGGTCCGCATGTCGCCCAGAAGGGGTCGCTCGTGGCGCCCGACCGGCTGCGGTTCGATTTTTCCCATCCGAAGCCAATGAGCGAGGAAGAGCTTCGGCTCGTCGAGGACCGCGCCAACGCCGTTATCTTGCAGGATGCGCCGGTGACGACACGGCTGATGGATCGCGAGGCGGCAATTTCCGCCGGGGCTATGGCGCTCTTCGGCGAGAAATACGGCGATGAAGTGCGGGTTGTCTCCATGGGCACGGAGGTCGGTGGAGATGCCGGCGAGACGAAACCCTATTCGGTGGAGCTTTGCGGCGGCACTCATGTCGGCGCGACGGGCGAAATCGGCCTGGTGAAGGTTTTGAGTGAGGGTGCGGTTGCCGCGGGCGTACGTCGCGTGGAGGCCCTGACGGGCGAGGCGGCACGCCGCTATCTCGCCGAGCAGGACAGGCGCGTGAAGGATCTCGCTGGTCGTCTCAAGGTGCGTCCGGAAGAGCTTGTCGAGCGCGTCGACGGTCTCATGGAAGAGCGCAGACGGCTTGAGCGCGAGCTCGCGGAAGCCAAGAAGCAGCTGGCCATGGGCGGTGGCAAAGCGGGCGCCGAGCCTGTCAGAGAAATCGGCTCAATCAAGCTGATGGCACGCCTCGTGGAAGGCGTCGCGCTCAAGGATCTGCGCGGAATCGTCGATGAGGGCAAACAGGCGGTCGGCTCGGGCGTCGTCGCCATCGTCGGCGTCAACGACGGCAAAGCAGGGCTCGCTGTCGGCGTTACGAGCGATCTGACGGACAAGTTCAACGCCATCGACCTGGTGCGGCTCGGATCTGAGGCCTTGGGTGGCAAAGGTGGCGGCGGGCGGCCGGATATGGCGCAGGCGGGCGGTCCGGATGCCGGCCAGGCGGAAGCCGCGCTCGCGGCGATCACCGCGCGGGTCGAAGAACTCGCGGCATAGGTCTGTTTGCCAACAATGCGGGCGCGGCGTCCTCGAAGAACGCCGGCCCCTTTTGGGCCTGTTGCTGACGGCCTGTTTGGGCGGCCTATTTCTGGTGCCGGTTTTCGGCGATCTTCCGTAGACCTTCCTGATCGACGATCGTCACCTTCTGACGGCCGCTCTTGACGAAACCTGCCTCTTCCCAAGAACTGAGGAGCCGGCTGACCGTGTGAAGCGTGGTCCCGGTCATCTCCGCAATGTCCTGGCGGGTGATCGGGAAATCGATTTCCACCCCATCTTCGGTCGGGCGTCCGGCCTGTTCGGTGAGGCGCAGAAGCGCCTGCGCCACGCGCTGCTCGACCTGCTGGGTGGCCATCTCCACGACGCGGGCCTGCGTTTCCTGCAGGCGGGCGCCGACCGTGCGCGAGGCGTTGTCGGCAAAGGCTGGAAAACGCGCCGCAAAATCGGCCCAGAGATGGGTCGGCCAGGTCAGCACCACGCAATCGACGGCGGCCACGGCGCTCGCGGGATAGGATTTGCGGCCGATCGCCGGTGCGATCCCGAAAAGCTCACCATCGTTGATGTACCGAGTGATCACCTGATCGCCGCCGGGCGTGGTGCGGACCACGCGCACATGTCCGTTCAGGAGGAGGTGGAAGGAATGCGCATCCGCCTCCTGCTCGAAGATCGTCGCCTCGCGGGGATAGCGGGCCGAGCGTGCCGCCTTGAGAATGACGTCGAGATCATCCGGCTGCAGTCCCGTAAAGAGCGGCAGACCCTGGATGAGCGATCGATCGAGAGCGGGCAAACAGATCTCCGTCGCAAACCGCGGAAGGCGGTGTCGACCTCCGTTCTAAACGGCGTTGCCGGCTGAGGAAAAGCGGTTGGCGAAGAAGTTCTGTCACCGGGAGAGGTGAGGCCTGTGGGGAGGGGGGAACGCCGCGCGTTTGACGGCCTCATTGTGTCGCGTGGCGGCGTCGTCCCCACAGGATCGGCGCGTAGCGGAGTGCGAAGGCGAGGAAGGCGAGGCTCCAGATGACGCCGCCGAGCGTGACGAGCACCGCATAGAGGCCGATCGCGAAGGTCGCGGCGATTCGGAGGACGGCGCCTAGGCTGACGGCTCCATAGAGCGCGCGCGTCCAGCGGTCCGCGTGGATCGCGCGACCCGTATGGCCGAGGCTTGCGCGCGTCATGATGGCGAGCGTCATGGTGCCGATCGCGCCCGCCGTCAGAGCATGAATGGCCGCACTCGGCGTGATGAGCGCTGGCGCAAGAATGGAGGCGCCGATGAGGGCAAGCGAAATTGCGAGCCAGAGATAACCGAGATGCAGAACGAGGACGATCGGCTCGCCGAAGGTGGCGCTTCCCCGCCAGCGTGACAGGCGCAGACCGAGAAGGAGGCCTGCAACGAGCCAGAGGATGCCGGTCGCGGGCGCGTAGGGGAACACGACCCAGGCGGGGATGGCGGCGAGTGTTGCGACAAGTGCGACCTTATCGATCCGGCCGAAAGGCGCGGGGAGGTCTTTGTCGCCATTCTTCACGAGCCAGTTGCGTGTGAAGCTCGGGGTCACGCGGCCGCCGATGAGGGCGATGAGAAGCGCGATGACGCCGAGCGCCAGACGTACGGCGTAGCCGGAGGGGAGAAGCCCTGCGGCCTCTGCATGGAAAAGTGCGTTGGCAAGAGCGAAGACGGAGAGAATGAACGCGACAGGCATGTTCTTCCAGTTCTTGCCGGCAATGACTTCGCGAATGATGGCGAATGCGAGCGAGACCGGAAAGGCGAGATCGAGCACAAACGCAAGCGCGGGCGCTGCCACGAAGGCTGAAGCAATGCGCCCGACGAGCCAAAGTGCGACGAGGCCGAGCAACGGTTTCCCGCTCAAGGGGAGGCGGCCCGTCCAGTTGGGCACGGCCGTCAGAATGAAGCCGGCGATGATGGCTCCGACATAGCCGAAGATCATCTCGTGTTCGTGCCAGGCGAGCGCATCAAAGGGGCCGGCAGGGCTGCCACCGGCAAAATACATCCACAGCCAGAAAGGGATGGCGAGACCGGCGAAAAGGGTCCCGGCGAAAAAGAAGGGGCGGAATCCGTAAGACAGGATCGGGGCGACGTCGAGGCTGCGGCCGCGCGTGTCTTTGTTGCTGACGCCCTCCGCCCGCTCGCGTCGCGGGACGGAACGGTCGATGAGGGCGGCATTAATCCTGTCGGTGATCGGGCACATGATCGTCTCTCGCTTGCTTGCGGCGACCATAGCGGGATCAGCCACGGCGTCTTTGCGCTCCGGCAAACTGACGGAAGGGTGTGCTTCGCTCAAAACACGCCGGGCACTGAGCCGGTGTCTGGCCGCCATGATCGACAGGGATGGCCTATGTTTCGGCCCTGGTTGCGTGGCGCTCCAGATAAGTGCGCGGTGGCGTGCCGAGGACGCGCTTGAACATCGTCGTGAAGGCCGCCGGATTGTCGTAGCCGAGATCGATCGCGACCGCCGTCACGGCCTCGCCGGCGGCCAGCCGCGGCAGGGCCGCCATCAGACATGCCTGCTGGCGCCAGGCCACGAAACTCAAGCCGGTCTCGCGGCGAAAGAGGCGTGTGAAGCTTCGCCGCGACAGGCTCAAGGCGTCGCTCCATTCATCGATCGTGCTGTGTGGTGTCGGGCGAAGCAGGAAACCACGGCAGAGCCGCAGCAACGGGTCGGTCCTGGGCAGGGGGAGCGAGAGCGGCAAGGCCGGCAGACGGTGCATCTCGTGTTCGACGAGCCGCATGAGTGCTGCGTCTCGCTCGTTGAGCTCGCCATCTCGCGGCAGTGCCACCGCTTCGGTGAGGAGATTGCGCATCAAGGGCGAGATGCCGACGACCTGACATCGGGCCGGCATCGCTTCGGCGGCCTCGGGGAGGAGATAGAGGCTTTGGATCTTCACTCGGCCCAACATGTGGACCTCATGGACCACTTGAGGCGGGATCCACATGCCGCGTTCGGGCGGCATCACCCAGGCTCCGTCGCGGGTGACCATCATCACGACGCCGGTCGAACCGTAGAGGAGCTGGCCTCTGCGATGATTGTGCGGCGCGATGATCTGGCCGTCCGGATATTCGGTGCCGAGAGCGATCACGCGGCGCGGAATGTCATCCGCGAAAGGGAGAAGAGGAGGCTTTTTAAGGATCATGGCCCAGTCTCGTAGGATAATGACCCTAATGCGGTGGCGGGCCGCAGTCGATCCGGTTTGCTAGACGGTCTCCCCAAAAGCCGGCAGCTCGCCGGCTGATCCTCACAG from Rhodopseudomonas julia harbors:
- a CDS encoding Crp/Fnr family transcriptional regulator codes for the protein MPALDRSLIQGLPLFTGLQPDDLDVILKAARSARYPREATIFEQEADAHSFHLLLNGHVRVVRTTPGGDQVITRYINDGELFGIAPAIGRKSYPASAVAAVDCVVLTWPTHLWADFAARFPAFADNASRTVGARLQETQARVVEMATQQVEQRVAQALLRLTEQAGRPTEDGVEIDFPITRQDIAEMTGTTLHTVSRLLSSWEEAGFVKSGRQKVTIVDQEGLRKIAENRHQK
- a CDS encoding NnrS family protein, encoding MADPAMVAASKRETIMCPITDRINAALIDRSVPRRERAEGVSNKDTRGRSLDVAPILSYGFRPFFFAGTLFAGLAIPFWLWMYFAGGSPAGPFDALAWHEHEMIFGYVGAIIAGFILTAVPNWTGRLPLSGKPLLGLVALWLVGRIASAFVAAPALAFVLDLAFPVSLAFAIIREVIAGKNWKNMPVAFILSVFALANALFHAEAAGLLPSGYAVRLALGVIALLIALIGGRVTPSFTRNWLVKNGDKDLPAPFGRIDKVALVATLAAIPAWVVFPYAPATGILWLVAGLLLGLRLSRWRGSATFGEPIVLVLHLGYLWLAISLALIGASILAPALITPSAAIHALTAGAIGTMTLAIMTRASLGHTGRAIHADRWTRALYGAVSLGAVLRIAATFAIGLYAVLVTLGGVIWSLAFLAFALRYAPILWGRRRHATQ
- a CDS encoding AraC family transcriptional regulator translates to MILKKPPLLPFADDIPRRVIALGTEYPDGQIIAPHNHRRGQLLYGSTGVVMMVTRDGAWVMPPERGMWIPPQVVHEVHMLGRVKIQSLYLLPEAAEAMPARCQVVGISPLMRNLLTEAVALPRDGELNERDAALMRLVEHEMHRLPALPLSLPLPRTDPLLRLCRGFLLRPTPHSTIDEWSDALSLSRRSFTRLFRRETGLSFVAWRQQACLMAALPRLAAGEAVTAVAIDLGYDNPAAFTTMFKRVLGTPPRTYLERHATRAET
- the alaS gene encoding alanine--tRNA ligase, which encodes MIGVNEIRSAFLDYFSKHDHEIVASGPLVPRNDPTLMFTNAGMVPFKDFFTGRAKAPYPRAVTSQKCVRAGGKHNDLDNVGYTARHHTFFEMLGNFSFGDYFKERAIELAWNLVTKEFELDPKRLLVTVYADDEEAFSLWRKIAGLPEEKVIRIATSDNFWQMGETGPCGPCSEIFYDHGAEIPGGPPGSPDEDGDRFIEIWNLVFMQFEQVAGGERHNLPRPSIDTGMGLERIAAVLQGVHDNYDIDLFRHLIEAVEGATRAKATEANRASHRVIADHLRATSFLIADGVLPSNDGRGYVLRRIMRRAMRHAHLLGAEEPVIYSLVPTLMREMGGAYPELMRAEALITETIRLEESRFQRTLSRGLSLLDEAAGSLHKGDMLDGETAFKLYDTYGFPLDLTQDALKNRGISVDLAGFTDAMERQRAEARASWAGSGEAATEEVWMALKEEHGATEFLGYGTETAEAVTLGFVKDGERASELNAGDAGAVVVNQTPFYGESGGQVGDTGVIRSEAGGVFRVEDTQKKADGLFVHFGRMEEGKLSLGDNVRMIIEGKRRTTIRANHSATHLLHKALRDTLGPHVAQKGSLVAPDRLRFDFSHPKPMSEEELRLVEDRANAVILQDAPVTTRLMDREAAISAGAMALFGEKYGDEVRVVSMGTEVGGDAGETKPYSVELCGGTHVGATGEIGLVKVLSEGAVAAGVRRVEALTGEAARRYLAEQDRRVKDLAGRLKVRPEELVERVDGLMEERRRLERELAEAKKQLAMGGGKAGAEPVREIGSIKLMARLVEGVALKDLRGIVDEGKQAVGSGVVAIVGVNDGKAGLAVGVTSDLTDKFNAIDLVRLGSEALGGKGGGGRPDMAQAGGPDAGQAEAALAAITARVEELAA